The genome window ACAAAATCACtattaaatttaaatcctaAGGGAAAGTCCTTACGACACAGATAAGAGTACtacaatgaacaaaaataaaaatcagttcTCATTGTTTGGCCTGTAAATGTTTTTGTTAGTTGAAGATTGGGATGGATTATTAAGAACGCTAATTTTTTATCCTTGTAAAAGCAAGTCCATATCAGCCATCAAACATGCTTCAAATATGCAACAGTCATACAGCACAAGAGGGCATGACACAACAGAAAATTTCGTTGGTTCATATGACAAAGTAGTTTTATggcattttactttgtaataGAGAACTTAATAATCTCTATCTATTATCTAACAATCCCGTGTCACAACAGAGGCAGAGAAGGAATTGAAGCAGTCAGGTGCCATGTATaaagtaaatataattatataagtgGTGAAAAGGCACTTAGAAATATCAGCCATGAGCAAACCAAATCTAATGTGAAATGCTTACTTCCCAAAGATAGCAAGCTAGAACAGAAAAAGATAGGCATATAGTAGTTTAATATTGAGTATACAGTAATTAagtgataataataaataaaaataataaacttaCTTCGGGTTGGTCTGTCTCCTGGATTAGCTGTCTTAAAGTCCAGTTTGGTTGCCTTTCAAAGAGCTTAAACATAATTTCCTCCATTTCGTTACGATCCCTTCTTGTGCGTTTTGCTTCTGATCCCTTCGCTGGTATTTTCTTCTTATCCTATTCCAAACAAAGCAGCTCTCCTTATATACTACACGATGGAAAATCAATACAAGACATATATTTTGACATGCATATACAGTTGCAGAATAAAGTAAGTTTCCCCTAAAAATCAAGCAGTGAAATACACAATTTTATATAACAACGTCAGACATAAAATGAAGGTGGCAATAAGTACACTAGGTCCAGAAGACGAAAAACTCATCATCCCTGGCAAAGGCCTCATATGAGCCCCATTGTCGTTGCCGATCACCTGAAACGGGAGTTTGGAGAAAGTcaaggaaacaaaaaatgtgATCAATAATCTTTGTAAGGGAGCGCGCGcgcaaacacacacatatatatagaagTAATAAGGAGAACCTGTATCTGTCTAGTCTTAGTCATATATTTACTTGTCCTTTCACGGCAGAGTTTCCCATAATTCTCAATATCCTGGTTATGGGGCTTCATGTCAAATTTGTTCAGTATTTTTCCCTCCACAAAAATTTTCCCTACAATATTAAGGAATTGATTAGATTACTTAAGCCTGCTAAAACGATAGTCCTAAgagaataattatatattttaaaagaacAATCCAAAATACAGCTACAATCAGTCAAATTAAGGAAATAAATGGCCAACGGTTCTCTCCACATTATATTTATCAACTCATTTAATCCTAAGGAATCACTCTCTTTAACTATTCAATCCTCTCAGGTATACACTCAAAATATAAGCAGcacatataaaaataactaaaagaaaattatttgaatGAACATGTGTTGTTAAACTTTTACCTGAGGGCAGAGTAAATTCTGATCTAGACACACATCAAATCAATAAGCCTAACCCAGGTATGTACCATACCACTTCTATTAAACTACAATCTCAAATTTAGACAAtcaaagaattacaaaaaagaaCACGACGGAATTCTGCCTAGAGTAGCTAACTAGTCATACAAACATCTCAGCATGGATAATTTAAGACATGGTTTGGGTGTTCAGGAGGTTAGGCCTTAAGGTGACGTAAGTGCCTAATGCAATAGGTCACGGATTCTAGTTTGAGAATCGGCTTCTCTAAAAAAAGGAGGGGAAGACTGCCTATCAATCACCTCTCCCAAACCCTGCAAAAATGGGAGCTTTGTGCAataacctatttcttcttttactttttattattattattattattatttatggtTTGCACATTTAACACCATCAAATGTTATGCTACCCCTCTCATGCCAAATTGTCCACAAAACACACAAGGGAGCAGCATGTAGATTTTAGAACATCTATGCCAACAAAATGAATCTCACTTGCAAATACCCTAGCAACTGAATCACTGTCTTCAGCACCATAATATCTTAAATAACTTCAACATAAATGACCAATTATCTATAGCCACCGAACAATGAAGAAAGTCTAACCCATAACCTTATATAGATTTATTCACTTCCTCAAAATATTTGACCTCATTTCCAAATTCAACTTTGCAGACCAACCCTATAATTCTTCTTACTTTTTCTGCAACTATATGTCAGTTGTAATTACCTAACAAATAAAACTGAAAACCATCTATTTTTGACAAATGCAGGCATAAATTTAATCTTGAGAGCAACCActtattttgttcaaatttcctttttttttttccacctcaGAACAGTTGGTTAATGCATTACTGATTCTGATACTCATACTGTTTCTACATTAAATACCAGATGGTCCAGATCTCAGTAAAGTTATGCATGTTGTTAAAACCACCAGAAGGGCTTATAAAACATTAGCTTAGTTTGGAGTCATACCCCCCAAGCATCTAAAAGTTGGATTCATATcttctattgaaaaaaaaaaaatcaaaataatgatTCGTACAAACAGTCAAATCATTATGAGTTCTTAGGCTTTGACATTTACACGTAATAAAACCTGCTAATAGTACAAAAAGGCATTATTGTGTTAGATTGTTGTTATGTGTGTAAATGGAGTGAAAAATCTGTGTATCATTTACTTCTTCATAGCCTTGTAGCTAATGAATTGTGGAACATagtgtttgatttgtttgggGTTCAATGGGTCATGCTGCAAAAGGTTCTGGATTTGCTAGCTTCTTGGGAGGGGAGATTTGGCCGTCATTGAAATGTGGCTATTTGGAAGGTCGAGCCACAGTCTTATGTGGAGTCCTTGGCAGGAGACAAATTCCAGGAGCTTTGAGGGAAGTGAACAATCTATTCTCGAACTTATGtcgtttttcttttattctttgtttgattggacATTAGCTCTGCAATCATTTTcctgtttttctcttttatttatgcTCATTGTAACTTGAGAGGTTAAGGGCATGTTTgctaatgttgttctagtaacgttgtttaagtgttgtgtAAATACGTGTAGGTAAAAAagtgttgtggaaatacgtgttgtgttgtttaaacaacgaaaaTTGTTGTTCAAACAATgttaccaaacagaccctaattATTGTGTACCCCTAATATACCTACCCCCTGTGCACTTGGGTTTCTTTCATAAATTCATGTCAATAAAGTTAGTTACttaccaggaaaaaaaaagtattagcaAAGATATGACGTATTGTTGTGTAAAGCTGGTGGCTTGTGAGACAATTGCTTCAACTCATCACATAAAAATGTGTTTATATAATGTACCTACATGCATTCTTTTATTAGGATTGACTATAAAAATGGAGTTCATCGCAATTTTTGAGCACTCTGTTCACATGGAACCAGGCTTTCTCTCATTTCTTGACTGTGGTACTGATCTGCTGTCTTTTTTAGATAgcatttttcttgtttaatgtctaccttttttcttgttttattttcccttttctctctagtatacttcctgtatactgtcactttttttgtttaatgaaattttagcatttttactgataaaaaaaaaatttaatagcgTCATACAATTCCAGGCCtgttttagaataaaaaacttCATACAAGTCCAGTCATAAAATTGAACTTGCACCTTGAGGGCAACGAAAGTACCAAAACAATCTCAAGTTCCACATAAAATAAGTGTTCAAAACTAGAGCAGAAATTTTGGGAATAGATCTCAAGGtgaaaatttaacaatcatTAAGAGATCTATTAATGCCCATTAAATTTCAGGATAAAAAGGCCATCTCGAGAATATTTATACTTACCTTGTGATGACTCAGAAAAGACAGACATTGGAATGAAGTCTTGAGACATATCCATAGAGTAACACTTGGGTATATGTCCAGATTCAGTGCCAGCCAATTCCATGGTGAACTGAGCAACATTTAAGGAATGTATGTAAAGAAAAGGGAACATTAGGATGcatatacaaagaaaataatctgATGCTTCTCAAAGAAATATTATTAGACATACTCACTGAGAAACATGAATTTCTACCTTCTATGAAGTGAAAGTAAATAATTATACAAAGGCACTAGGAAAGGAAAGGATACCCATAGCACTCAAAAGGCATAATGGCAAATAGAAACATAATTGAATACAAGAGTAAACACAATTTCCATCAAGTGCagaaaattcaagaaagatAGTCCTCTAACATCATCCCATATGGAAACCTAGAGTCACAAAGATTACAAGAATAAATCTTTCAACTGGAGGGGGCCATTATCCAAATTAAGCAAATCTGCACTAAATACATAGTGCCTCCTTCAGCACTCTGACAGCTCTGAAATATAGAAAACTTTCATGTTAATAGACGAAGCTTGTATGAATCTAAAAGTGTATAATTGGCTCATTGCCCAAAACTCACTTACTTCACTAACTCAGGAACTGAACTGGCTTGGGAAGAATGTTTAAACCAGTTGACCACAAAAGTAGTCTAAAACTTAAGACTTAGTAATCGGGCCTAGCCTCCGAAGCAGATTCACTTAAACATACAGTAGTTAATACAAAATGGTCTAGAAGTGTACTTTTGTTATCGACAAGTACCCTGTTAACATACTGGTGGATGTAATATGTGCAAAGTTTTTAATGAAATCGAGAAGtctactttcttttttgctagGTAAATAGTAGGGGATGGGGGGAGGAGGAATTTGAACCATAGACATCGACATTTC of Quercus lobata isolate SW786 chromosome 8, ValleyOak3.0 Primary Assembly, whole genome shotgun sequence contains these proteins:
- the LOC115956619 gene encoding general transcription factor IIF subunit 2, producing MDELASNSSSSSGNSNGNNNNVNTNNNAFLETSKAERAMWLMKCPPLVSRALQSPPSSSPPDSSSSEPPRPVAKVVLSIDPLRSNDDNSSTQFTMELAGTESGHIPKCYSMDMSQDFIPMSVFSESSQGKIFVEGKILNKFDMKPHNQDIENYGKLCRERTSKYMTKTRQIQVIGNDNGAHMRPLPGMMSFSSSGPSDKKKIPAKGSEAKRTRRDRNEMEEIMFKLFERQPNWTLRQLIQETDQPEQFMKDILKDLCVYNNKGANQGSYELKPEYRRTNEEPTPQ